The genomic segment CTTACGTTTCTCGCGCTGCAGCTTCAGAAACTCGGCAGCGTTCATTGGTTCCAATCCCTGATACTTACGCTTCTCGTTGATGGCAGCCTTCATAAAGTTAGTCATCGACACACCAGGAATCTCAACGGGATACTGGAACGAGAGGAACAGACCCTCGTGGGCACGGTCCTCAGGCTTCATCTCCAGCAAGTTCTTACCGTTGAAGAAAGCCTCGCCCTCGGTAACCTCGTAGAGAGGATTGCCTACGAGCACGGCGCTCAGGGTCGATTTTCCTGAACCGTTAGGGCCCATGATAGCATGTGTCTCACCGTCGTTGATCACGAGGTCGATGCCTTTTAATATCTCTTTATCGCCAATCTTGGCGTGTAAGTTCTTTACTTCTAACATGTTTATTTTTTTATTCTTCGAACTAAAAAACTATAGGAATGCATATCGGCAAACAAACAATACGGCCAGCAGGATCGTAGCCCAGTTAATATTGTTACGCTCGTCCTTATCTTTGAGTGTGCCTGACAGCATGTGGATGAGTACGTATGAAATAACACCCATCAGGATACCGTCTGATATACTATATGTAAGGGGCATCAGTACGATACACACAAAGCAAGGGATAGCCGTAACATAATCGGTAAAGTCAACCTTGCGGATGTCGTGCATCATCATCACACCTACCAATATCAGCGCTGCGGCTGTAGCCTGGGCAGGGATAGCCAGGAACAGCGGTGCAAAAAGTAGTGCAACAGCAAAACAGAGGGCTGTAGTCAAACTGGTCAGACCTGAACGTCCACCGACATTAACACCCGATGCGCTCTCAACATAAGTGGTAACAGTTGAAGTACCCAGCATAGCACCAACGGTGGTACCAATGGCATCAGCCATAAAGGCCTGATTCAGGTTCTTCACATTACCGTCATCATCCACCATACCGGCACGATTTGATACACCAATCAGAGTACCGATAGTGTCAAACATATCGATAAACAGGAAGGTTAATACAACCACCACCATGTCGACTGTAAAGATGTTGTGGAACTCAAACTGCCAGAAGATAGGGCTGATTGAAGGGGGTGTAGACATAATGCCTGTATAATTGGTGACACCCAGAGGAATTCCCACGATGGTGGTTACCAAGATACCAATAAGCAATGAACCTGTAACCTTTCTTACCAGCAAGGCTGCTGTAAGGATAATGCCAAAGATAGCCAGTAGCACTGCGGGATCGTGCAGATCACCTAAGGTGATGAATGTAGCTTCTGACGCACTCACGATACCAGCTCCTTTCAGGCCTACAAAAGCGATAAACAATCCGATACCAGGACTGATGGCTCGACGCAATATCAGAGGTATGGCATTAACAATATGTTTGCGAAGCCCTGTTACTGTTAGCAGGATGAATATCAATCCCTCTATCAGCACAGCAGTAAGCGCGAACTGCCATGTGTAACCCATGGTAAGCACTACAGTGAACGCAAAGAATGCATTCAATCCCATACCAGGCGCCAATGCAAAAGGCAACTTGGCATAGAGAGCCATTACCAATGTACCAACTATTGCTGAGATACATGTGGTTGTAAACACTGCACCAGCATCCATACCTGTTGCTGAGAGGATGCTTGGGTTAACGGCTAAGATATAAGCCATTGTCAAAAAGGTGGTAATACCACCAATAACCTCCTTGCGCAAAGTCATTGTGGAGGAATCAAATCCGAAAAGTTTCTGAATCATAATATTTATCCTACAGTTCCTTCTAATGATACTGATAAAAGTTTCTGAGCCTCAACGGCAAACTCCATAGGCAACTTCTGCAGCACCTCCTTGGCATAGCCGTTAACAATGAGTCCTACGGCCTGCTCGGTGGGAATACCACGCTGATTGCAATAGAAAAGCTGGTCCTCCGATATCTTCGAGGTGGTAGCCTCGTGTTCGAAGATTGCCGTGTCATTATGTACATCCATATATGGGAAGGTATGTGCGCCACAGTCAGAACCCAACAACAGCGAGTCGCAGCTAGAGTAGTTACGTGCATTATCCGCCGTTGCCGCAGCACGAACCAATCCACGATACGAGTTCTGTGAGTGACCTGCCGAAATACCCTTAGAGATAATTGTCGACTTCGTATCCTTACCCAAATGGATCATCTTCGTACCTGTATCAGCCTCCTGGTAGTTGTTGGTCACAGCCACACTATAGAACTCCGCCTGCGAGCGGTCGCCACGCAGAATACATGAGGGATACTTCCATGTAATGGCAGAACCCGTCTCCACTTGAGTCCATGACAGTTTAGAGTCAACGCCACGCAAATCACCACGTTTGGTGACCAGATTCAGCACACCACCCTTACCATTCTCATCACCTGGATACCAGTTCTGAACAGTAGAGTACTTCACTTCAGCACGGTTCATCACAACAATCTCAACGATGGCAGCATGCAACTGGTTCTCATCACGCATCGGAGCTGTACAACCTTCCAGATACGACACATAAGCATCGTCGTCCGCAATAATCAGTGTACGTTCAAACTGACCCGTATTTCGGGCGTTGATACGGAAGTAAGAACTCAGCTCCATGGGACAGCGAACGCCCTTGGGGATATACACAAACGAGCCGTCGCTGAACACTGCCGAGTTGAGTGCGGCAAAGAAGTTATCCTTGTAAGGTACTACGGTTCCCAGATACTGACGCACCAGATCGCCGTGCTCCTTGATGGCCTCACCGATAGAGCAGAAGATAACGCCTTTTTCGCGCAACTTCTCTTTGAAAGTGGTCTTTACGCTGACAGAGTCCATGATTGCATCAACAGCAGTATTGCCACTCAAAGCCAGACGCTCTTCCAAGGGGATACCCAACTTATCGAAGGTTTTCTCGAGTTCAGGGTCAATCTTACCATCACCCTCAGGCTTCTTGGCCAATGGGTCGGCATAGTAACTGATGGCCTGATAGTCAATCTCCGGCACATGCACATGACCCCATTTGGGTTCCTGCTGCTCTTTCCAGTAGCGGAACGCCTTTAGGCGAAACTCAAGCATCCACTCAGGTTCCCCTTTTTTTGCTGATATCAAACGGACCACATCCTCATTAAGACCAACGGGGATGATTTCCGTATGTATGTCCGTAGTAAAGCCAAACTCGTATTTCTGTTCGGCTACTTCACGGACAAATTTATTTTTTTCTTCCATCACAAATATTTTTCGCGTACAAAATTACAATAAAATGAGCGAAATCTTTGTTTTTTATATCGTTTTATTTAAGATAAGCATCCAATAGTTGCAGGGCATCCTTACTAAGGAAAGGCTTCACCTTGTCGTAAGGAACAACGAAAGCAGGCATACCATCAGCATAGCAAGCAATCTCATACTGCCCGTAACAGAACAGCAGTCCCTCACTGGTAGGACAAGGAAGAGTCGCGGGCAGAGGAATCTGGTCATTTGGACCATCGTAGGGCAGCTGCAAGCGCTCAAACAGCTGGGCAGTGGTCATCGGCTCTTCGCCAGCCTCTGTGTAGTACTGTTTTAATCCCTGAATAAGTAATGGCTGCATTTCGGCCACACGGGTAGTATCCACAAACTGACTAATCATATGACCATCTGTTTTGCTGAACGTGAGATAGCCATCTCCTCCTACCCCACCATGAGCGCCCCCCATGAAGATGTAGTCTTGCGAGAGGAATACCACATAGTCCAAGGTATCAGCCGTCTTAACCAACTTGTATTCATAGCCCCAGCGCGGCATGTCACTTAATGCATTGGCTTTTTGTTCGGCACTAAGTGTAGAATCCTCCTCCAGATAACTGCGACGCTCTCTCATCTCGTTTGTCGACAGTCTGTCCAAGAGACGCATGGTCTCTTTGAAGTAGTATGCCAACTGTTCGGAAGTCTCGTTGCTCTTGCCATGATATAGCGGATATGAGCGTTCCGACTCATAAGAACATACATAACTGAGACGATCTCCCACCAAAGACAGCAGATAGCCACGGATAGCCCCTGCAGCCTCGTTCACAGCCTGAGGCAACTCAACATCTATAGTCAGGTAAGCGTACTTAGCAGAGTCAACACAACCAAAGTGTTCCACGACCAGCGTATCGGTATTCAGTATGCTGTCAGCATCACTGGAAACGGCCTCACCACCCTTCTTCTGTGAACAAGCACATAACAGTACCTGCACAACAGCGAGAAAGACTATCAGAATTGTTTTCTTCATACTACTATCTCAGATGCTAAAAGCGATTAAAATCCCGAACGGCCACGACCATTCGGGATTTTCGTATCGAGTTTCTATTCTTACAGTTTCTGCTCTACCTCAATCTCAGTGAAGGTTTCAATCATATCACCAACCTGAATATCATTGAAGTTAACCAGTGAGATACCACACTCCAGACCTGTAGCCACCTCCTTAGCGTCGTCCTTATAACGCTTCAGGGCATCAACAGGAGCAGTATGAACCACAATACCGTCTCGGATCACACGGGCCTTATCTTTGTTGTGTACCTTACCCTCGGTCACCAGACCACCGGCCACAGTACCCACCTTAGAAATCTTGAACACCTGCTTCACCTCAATCATACCACAGACGATTTCCTTCTTCACCTTGTCAAGCATACCCTGCATGGTGCTCTTCACCTCGTCGATAGCATCATAAATGATTGAGTAGGTATTAATCTCCACGCCCTCGCGATCAGCCAAGCGGCGTGCCTCACTTGAAGGACGCACCTGGAAGCCCACGATGATAGCCTGAGAAGCAGAAGCCAGCATAACGTCGTTCTCAGAGATCTGGCCAACAGCCTTCGAGATAACGTTAACCTGTACCTTCTCGGTAGAGAGCTTGATGAATGAGTCTGACAGGGCCTCGATAGATCCGTCAGTATCACCCTTAACAATGATATTAAGCTCATGGAACTCACCCAAGGCAATACGATGTGAGAGTTCGTCAAGACCCAACTTCGTGGTAGTACGCAACGACTGTTCGCGTTGCAGCTGTACACGTTTGTTAGCAATATCACGAGCCTCCTGTTCAGTCTCCATCACATGGAAAGAGTCACCAGCAGTAGGAGCACCATTCAGACCCAGGATGATAGCGGGCTCGGCAGGACCGGCCTTCTCAATGCGCTGGTTACGTTCGTTGAACATGGCCTTCACCTTACCCCAGGCAGTACCTGCGATAACGATGTCGCCCACCTTCAGTGTACCATTAGACACAAGCACGGTAGACACGTAACCACGACCCTTATCAAGCGAGCTCTCGATGATAGAACCAGTAGCTTTACGGTTGGGGTTTGCCTTCAAGTCGAGCATCTCGGCCTCGAGCAGAACCTTCTCCAGCAGTTCCTCCACGCCAACACCTTTCTTGGCGGAGATCTCCTGACACTGATACTTACCACCCCACTCCTCTACGAGCAGGTTCATGTTAGCCAAGTCCTCACGAATCTTATCAGGGTTAGCACCCGGCTTATCAATCTTATTAATCGCAAACACCATAGGTACGTTAGCTGCCTGAGCATGAGCAATAGCCTCCTTAGTGGTAGGCATCACAGAGTCGTCAGCAGCCACGATGATGATAGCAATATCCGTTACCTGAGCACCACGGGCACGCATGGCGGTGAAAGCCTCGTGACCAGGAGTATCCAGGAATGTAATCTGACGACCGTCCTTCAACTTCACGTTATAAGCACCGATATGCTGGGTAATACCACCAGCCTCACCGGCAATCACGTTCGTATTACGGATATGGTCGAGCAATGAGGTCTTACCATGGTCTACGTGACCCATCACCGTTACGATAGGTGCGCGAGAAATCAGATCGTTCTCGTCATCCACCTCCTCGGTGATTGCTTCCTGCACCTCGGCAGAAACATATTCTGTGGTGAAACCAAACTCCTCGGCAACGAGGTTGATAGTCTCAGCATTCAGACGCTGGTTGATAGACACCATGATACCCACTGACATACAGGTACCGATGACCTTCACAACGGGCACGTCCATCATGGTAGCCAACTCAGACACCGTCACGAACTCGGTGAGCTTCAGCACCTTGCTCTGTGCTGCCTCTGCTGCCATCTCCTCGCTCATACGCTCCTGAACAGCATCGCGCTTCTCCTTGCGGTACTTAGCACCCTTCTTGTTCTGAGAGGTCTTTGAGGTAAGACGAGCCAGCGTCTCCTTCACCTGACGTGCTACATCCTCTTCGTTAGCCTCCAAAGGACGAGCAGGCTGGTGATTCTTGTTCTTATTCTTCTTTCCCCCCTGCTGGTTGTTGTCCTGGAAGTTTTGGTTTCCACCCTTGTTCTTTTTCTTTCCGCCGCCCTGCTGGTTCTGCTGCTGCTTAGCAGCCTCCTCGATGTCAACCTTGCCACCGCGGATGCGCTCACGTTTGCGCTTCTCACCATTCTGTGCGTTATTGGCTCCACCGTGCATCTGGGCAGCCTTCTCCTCGCGCTGTTTACGCTTCTCCTCCTTAGTCTTCTTTTTAGGACGAGTGCTCTGGTTCAGGGTAGACAAGTCTATCTTACCCAACACGTTCACCTTCGGAGTTAATTTCGATTCACTTCTCAGAGTAAAGATCTCCTTGTCGTCCGAGGCAGCGGGCTGATTATCCTTAAGTTCCTCAACAGGCTGAGCAGCCTGAACGGGCTGAACAGGTTCAACCTCCTTCTCTACTTTAGGTTCGGGTTTGGGAGTCTCAACAACCTTCACCTCTTCTTTCTTTGGCTCTTTAGGAGCCTCTACCACTACGGGCTTTGGCTCGGGCTTGGGTTCCTCCTTGACCGGGCTCTCGGCAGCGGGCTCCGGCTTCACCTCCTGGGCAGGTTCCGACTTAGCAGCCTTCGGCTTGTTCAAGGCATCCAGGTCAATCTTACCCAGAGGCTTAAACTGCTGTCGTGGCTGATTCGCAACCGTACTTTCCTCAGACTCTGCTTTGACAGACTTCTCAGGCTTCTTCTCTTTTTTCTTATTGATAAAGAGTTTCTCGGCCTGTGTCTTCACGGCCTTGTCGCCACTGAATGCCTGTACCAAAGCCTCATACTGTTCGTCAGAGATCTTGGTATTGGTAGTGACGTCGTCGCGAATCTCGCCCAAACTATTCTTTTTCTTTAGGAAATCAACTGCCGTTTGAAGTCCTATATTCAGTTCTGTTAAAACTTTATTTAATCTTACTCCCATTTAGTCAAATTGAAAAATTGATAGTTGAAAAATGATAATTACTCAAACTCCGCACGGAGCACATCCAGCAGATGGTCAACGGTCTCTTCCTCGAGGTCAGCCTTCTCAATAAGCAACTCACGGGGAGCATTGAGTACCTCCTTAGCAGTATCGTAGCCAAGAGCCTTGATAGCATCGATAACCCACTGATCAACCTCATCGGCAAATTCATCGAGGTAGATATCCTCATCAGTCTCACCCTCGTTAACAACACGGAACACGTCGATAGTGTGCTCAGTGAGCATAGAAGCCAGCTTAATGTTCATTCCACCCTTACCAATGGCCAGAGAAACCTCCTCGGGCTGCAGATAAACCTCAGCCTTGTGGTTCTCCTCATCGAGACTGATACTGGTCACCTTAGCGGGTGACAGCGCACGCTGAATGAACAGCTGAACATTGCTGGTATAGTTAATCACATCGATATTCTCGTTGCAGAGCTCACGGACGATGCCATGCACACGACTACCCTTCACACCTACGCAAGCGCCTACGGGATCGATACGATCGTCAAAGCTCTCCACAGCCACCTTAGCGCGCTCACCCGGCATGCGGGCCACCTTACGGATGGCGATAAGTCCATCTGCAATCTCGGGCACCTCAGCCTCAAGCAGGCGCTTCAGGAACTCAGGACTGGTACGGCTCAGCATGATGCGGGGGTTGTTGTTCTCATTGTTCACCTCCTTCACCACGGCACGTACGGTCTCACCCTTATGATAAGTGTCAGCAGGAATCTGGTCACCCTTCAGCAGGTGGAGCTCGTTGCCCTCATCGTCCATGAGCAGCACCTCACGCTTCCACATCTGATAAACCTCACCGCTAACGATAGTACCTACCTTGTCCTTGTACTTCTGATAGAGTGCATCATGATCCAATTCCAGAATCTTTGAAGCCAGTGTCTGACGCAGGTTCAGGATTGCGCGACGGCCGAACTTTGTAAAGTCAACGGCCTCACTTACCTCCTCGCCTACCTCGTAGTCGGGTTCAATCTTCTGGGCGTCGGTCAAAGAAATCTCTTTGTT from the Prevotella sp. E15-22 genome contains:
- the sufC gene encoding Fe-S cluster assembly ATPase SufC, with protein sequence MLEVKNLHAKIGDKEILKGIDLVINDGETHAIMGPNGSGKSTLSAVLVGNPLYEVTEGEAFFNGKNLLEMKPEDRAHEGLFLSFQYPVEIPGVSMTNFMKAAINEKRKYQGLEPMNAAEFLKLQREKRKIVELDSKLANRSVNEGFSGGEKKRNEIFQMAMLEPKLSILDETDSGLDVDAMRIVAEGVNKLQTPETSCIVITHYDRLLEMIKPQFVHVLYKGRIVKTGGPELAVQIQEHGYDWIKEEIGEE
- a CDS encoding NCS2 family permease — encoded protein: MIQKLFGFDSSTMTLRKEVIGGITTFLTMAYILAVNPSILSATGMDAGAVFTTTCISAIVGTLVMALYAKLPFALAPGMGLNAFFAFTVVLTMGYTWQFALTAVLIEGLIFILLTVTGLRKHIVNAIPLILRRAISPGIGLFIAFVGLKGAGIVSASEATFITLGDLHDPAVLLAIFGIILTAALLVRKVTGSLLIGILVTTIVGIPLGVTNYTGIMSTPPSISPIFWQFEFHNIFTVDMVVVVLTFLFIDMFDTIGTLIGVSNRAGMVDDDGNVKNLNQAFMADAIGTTVGAMLGTSTVTTYVESASGVNVGGRSGLTSLTTALCFAVALLFAPLFLAIPAQATAAALILVGVMMMHDIRKVDFTDYVTAIPCFVCIVLMPLTYSISDGILMGVISYVLIHMLSGTLKDKDERNNINWATILLAVLFVCRYAFL
- the sufB gene encoding Fe-S cluster assembly protein SufB, encoding MEEKNKFVREVAEQKYEFGFTTDIHTEIIPVGLNEDVVRLISAKKGEPEWMLEFRLKAFRYWKEQQEPKWGHVHVPEIDYQAISYYADPLAKKPEGDGKIDPELEKTFDKLGIPLEERLALSGNTAVDAIMDSVSVKTTFKEKLREKGVIFCSIGEAIKEHGDLVRQYLGTVVPYKDNFFAALNSAVFSDGSFVYIPKGVRCPMELSSYFRINARNTGQFERTLIIADDDAYVSYLEGCTAPMRDENQLHAAIVEIVVMNRAEVKYSTVQNWYPGDENGKGGVLNLVTKRGDLRGVDSKLSWTQVETGSAITWKYPSCILRGDRSQAEFYSVAVTNNYQEADTGTKMIHLGKDTKSTIISKGISAGHSQNSYRGLVRAAATADNARNYSSCDSLLLGSDCGAHTFPYMDVHNDTAIFEHEATTSKISEDQLFYCNQRGIPTEQAVGLIVNGYAKEVLQKLPMEFAVEAQKLLSVSLEGTVG
- a CDS encoding RsiV family protein: MKKTILIVFLAVVQVLLCACSQKKGGEAVSSDADSILNTDTLVVEHFGCVDSAKYAYLTIDVELPQAVNEAAGAIRGYLLSLVGDRLSYVCSYESERSYPLYHGKSNETSEQLAYYFKETMRLLDRLSTNEMRERRSYLEEDSTLSAEQKANALSDMPRWGYEYKLVKTADTLDYVVFLSQDYIFMGGAHGGVGGDGYLTFSKTDGHMISQFVDTTRVAEMQPLLIQGLKQYYTEAGEEPMTTAQLFERLQLPYDGPNDQIPLPATLPCPTSEGLLFCYGQYEIACYADGMPAFVVPYDKVKPFLSKDALQLLDAYLK
- the infB gene encoding translation initiation factor IF-2, with translation MGVRLNKVLTELNIGLQTAVDFLKKKNSLGEIRDDVTTNTKISDEQYEALVQAFSGDKAVKTQAEKLFINKKKEKKPEKSVKAESEESTVANQPRQQFKPLGKIDLDALNKPKAAKSEPAQEVKPEPAAESPVKEEPKPEPKPVVVEAPKEPKKEEVKVVETPKPEPKVEKEVEPVQPVQAAQPVEELKDNQPAASDDKEIFTLRSESKLTPKVNVLGKIDLSTLNQSTRPKKKTKEEKRKQREEKAAQMHGGANNAQNGEKRKRERIRGGKVDIEEAAKQQQNQQGGGKKKNKGGNQNFQDNNQQGGKKNKNKNHQPARPLEANEEDVARQVKETLARLTSKTSQNKKGAKYRKEKRDAVQERMSEEMAAEAAQSKVLKLTEFVTVSELATMMDVPVVKVIGTCMSVGIMVSINQRLNAETINLVAEEFGFTTEYVSAEVQEAITEEVDDENDLISRAPIVTVMGHVDHGKTSLLDHIRNTNVIAGEAGGITQHIGAYNVKLKDGRQITFLDTPGHEAFTAMRARGAQVTDIAIIIVAADDSVMPTTKEAIAHAQAANVPMVFAINKIDKPGANPDKIREDLANMNLLVEEWGGKYQCQEISAKKGVGVEELLEKVLLEAEMLDLKANPNRKATGSIIESSLDKGRGYVSTVLVSNGTLKVGDIVIAGTAWGKVKAMFNERNQRIEKAGPAEPAIILGLNGAPTAGDSFHVMETEQEARDIANKRVQLQREQSLRTTTKLGLDELSHRIALGEFHELNIIVKGDTDGSIEALSDSFIKLSTEKVQVNVISKAVGQISENDVMLASASQAIIVGFQVRPSSEARRLADREGVEINTYSIIYDAIDEVKSTMQGMLDKVKKEIVCGMIEVKQVFKISKVGTVAGGLVTEGKVHNKDKARVIRDGIVVHTAPVDALKRYKDDAKEVATGLECGISLVNFNDIQVGDMIETFTEIEVEQKL
- the nusA gene encoding transcription termination factor NusA, translating into MATKKELAGPSMFETFQEFKETKNIDRTTLVSVLEESFRNVLAKIFGSDENFDVIVNPDKGDFEIHRNRVVVADGDVQDENKEISLTDAQKIEPDYEVGEEVSEAVDFTKFGRRAILNLRQTLASKILELDHDALYQKYKDKVGTIVSGEVYQMWKREVLLMDDEGNELHLLKGDQIPADTYHKGETVRAVVKEVNNENNNPRIMLSRTSPEFLKRLLEAEVPEIADGLIAIRKVARMPGERAKVAVESFDDRIDPVGACVGVKGSRVHGIVRELCNENIDVINYTSNVQLFIQRALSPAKVTSISLDEENHKAEVYLQPEEVSLAIGKGGMNIKLASMLTEHTIDVFRVVNEGETDEDIYLDEFADEVDQWVIDAIKALGYDTAKEVLNAPRELLIEKADLEEETVDHLLDVLRAEFE